Genomic DNA from Salvia miltiorrhiza cultivar Shanhuang (shh) chromosome 1, IMPLAD_Smil_shh, whole genome shotgun sequence:
catgttgaaaaatgtaggattctctagcatgtgtagtacactataaatagtgaagctacattatcccacattgaaaaatgtaggattctctaccatgtgtagtaccctataaatagtgaaattaCATTTAGTTCAAATtaacacaaatcatttaatttcattaaaaagaatccaaaaaaataaaaagggaaAAACCCGAAAATTGCTGGTTTTTGGCCCGGCCTGGAACCGGCCAAAAACCGGCACACCCAGAGATCTTAAGGGCCAGTTCGGGTTCGAGGATTTGGCCGGCCCGAAACTGCCGATTCGGGGAGGCCTACAGCGTCGAAGGCCTTCGACGCTGTAGGCCTAGGCCTGGTGGCAAGCCTACTCTGAGCTCTCTGTTttgactttctctctcttctcgatCCAAATATCCATTTTCAGATTCGCAGTAGGGTTTTATCACTCCACCAtaaaatccccaaatcaaatTCTGTTTTCCCCAAAACTGTCATCTTCAAAGTTAAAATCCTAGAGTGATgattctttttctctctctagggtTTTATCACAATTGAATTCAATCAcgctctaaaaaaaatattcaaatttgtCGAATTCGAAGACGGCCCTGAGAGTTGCATCAATTGTAAGTGCTCGTAACCCAGTTGCACGCTGATGCGTTAATTTAAGCTCACCTATAGATAGATATAGCCACATCTCGGTTTCCCCCTGCTTCGATGTTATTCCGGCTTGTATCTAGGGTttttcttgatttatttttcCTGGAAATGGGCCATTGAATTTTTCGCTGCTGGTGGGGTTGAGGTTTTTGAAGATTAAGAACCCCCTAATGATTCTTGAATCTGAACATGAGCGATGGAGGTGAAGCTGAAGGCAGGAGAGACGAACAGAATGATTCGAATTTGCGATCTGGTGCTGGTGATTATAGTCGAGCAATATCAAGAGTTGCGATGGTTCAAATATGCGAGGGCATTGGGTTTGAAGGATTCAACGAGTCTGCTCTTGATTCGCTTGCTGATATTGCGATTAGGTACATCTGTGAGTTAGGTAAAACCTCTAGATTTTATGCGAATTTAGCTGGTAGGACGGGTTGCAACGTCTTTGATATTGTCCAAGCGTTGGAAGACTTGGGCACGCCACAAGGGTTTACTGGTGCTTCAGAGGTTCACGCTGACTGTGCAGTGAGTTCAGGTGCTATTAGAGAGATCAAAGAGTATGTGGAGGCGGCTGACGAGGTACCATTTGCTCAACCGGTGCCACAATTTCCTGTGATCAGGGAACGGAGAATGATACCTAGTTTCTTGCAAATGGGGGAGACTCCGGCTTTTAAGCACGTGCTGCCATGGTTGCCTGCATTTCCTGATCCCCACACGTATGTACGGACACCTGTTTGGAATGAGAGGCTTTCTGATGCCCGAACAGATAAGATTGAGCTAGCGAGGCAGCACAGGAAGGCAGAAAGGTCTCTGTTAAGCCTGCAGCAGCGGCTTGTATGTAATGGCTCATCAGTGGCTACAACATCTGCTGAACCATATAATGAAGGAAATGGGTTAGAAGTTAATAACAATGGGAACCCGTTTTTTGAGGATCCGTTGGAGGTTTGGGAAATAGATGTGTCACAGATTAGCATTCCCCCAAAACTTTCTAGTCAAGCTCATACAGAAAAACAAGTTTCTTTGTTGGAGACATTTGCTCCACCCATTGAGGCAATGAAGGATGGCCTTGATTCTGGAAGTGATGGCGAGAAGACTATTCCGGAAAAGAGGGCTTCTGTATTTTTAGAGTTCAAAGGGGGCAAAAAAGTATTTGGTGAGCCATTGGATTTGAGGATTCGGAACAAGGCTGTGGGAAGAACAGCTTCATGGTTTGGTCACGAGGGCGAAAGAGATGACAGGAAGAGGAGGGTTGAGTTTATACTACGGCAATCTATGGAAAACCAGCAGGAGCTTCCTCAGTTGTAAATTTGTAGTTCCTTGAATGACATTGATTGGCTAATGTTCAAGAAAATAGCAGTTGGTTAGGTTAGTCAAACTCAAAACATACAGTAGTTTGTGGTTGTGTAGTTGGTGCTAATCCATTTAGGAGCGGAACCCAGATTAAGACATTTTTTAAGATATGTCAGGTCCTATCCAAATTTCGTCTGTCATtgacattattttttaatgaatGAGATTGTAGCATTTTGTTCATTTTCTGTGTCTCCATCTCCCTCTATAtctctacacacacacacacacacacacatacacatacaCATACACATACACATACACATGCAGGTGTAGTTGTTAGCACCTCTTGTTTACCTGCTTCGTTGGTGCTGTGGGACTCTTTTCAAAACCCAATGTTAGTgcaatagatttattcaaatgCTAAGGTGTTGATAGCTTTAGttgtaagatttttttttttttttttgacctAGTGCACATCTCATCCTGCCCATAGAATAGCCGTATTTGTTTCTTCTAGTCAGGCAGATGATGAGCATGAGCTAAAAATTTAACTCTATGTACGAGTACTCTAAGCAACATATTTGATAAAATTCATTTCAACCAAGCAACAAGAAGGCAACTTAAAATGCATATTTGTCATGGCATGAACATTCTATTGAACTCAGTAGGTATATTACCAATTTCATGTAACTCTGCAATAGGATTTATTACCATGTGATTGGTGCCTTTTGTACAATCTTGCCATGATTTTGTTTGGAAATTTGGGTTAGATGCCATTTTCTCATGTGATCCAGTTGACGTATCTGGAAACTTCTACGGAACTCTTGGATGACATTTCCCCTTTCTC
This window encodes:
- the LOC131006599 gene encoding transcription initiation factor TFIID subunit 8-like, producing the protein MSDGGEAEGRRDEQNDSNLRSGAGDYSRAISRVAMVQICEGIGFEGFNESALDSLADIAIRYICELGKTSRFYANLAGRTGCNVFDIVQALEDLGTPQGFTGASEVHADCAVSSGAIREIKEYVEAADEVPFAQPVPQFPVIRERRMIPSFLQMGETPAFKHVLPWLPAFPDPHTYVRTPVWNERLSDARTDKIELARQHRKAERSLLSLQQRLVCNGSSVATTSAEPYNEGNGLEVNNNGNPFFEDPLEVWEIDVSQISIPPKLSSQAHTEKQVSLLETFAPPIEAMKDGLDSGSDGEKTIPEKRASVFLEFKGGKKVFGEPLDLRIRNKAVGRTASWFGHEGERDDRKRRVEFILRQSMENQQELPQL